The segment GCTGTTTGCGGCAAGCTTCTATTTCTTCGCAAACAGCTCAATACTGTGTGTCTCCACAATTGGATTCCAGATACGCTCTACCGATAGGGTAAGCGGCTGCGGATAATCTGCAGCTTGACTGTCAAAAGATAAACTGATCTCACTGGTTCCCGTACCATCTCTAGAGATCATGGTGCCGCCGAAGTCGATTAGTGGCGTTTCCCGATTCGTTCTATTATGCACCTGGCCGTTCGCATCGGTGAATTTGTCAGCCAGTTGTGCGCCGATGTTCTCCGCCTGTACCGCCCCTTGCGAATCGGTGAAATAAGACAGATGGGTCACCTTACGCCGGAGCAGAATCTCTGCCGCTGTTGCATGATGTTCTTCCTTGGATGTGACCATTTCCCAATCGTTTACCGGTGCTTCAATCACTTGCTGCTTGTTCAGATCGACCACAAATTTCATACGGTCCGGCTCCATCGCCGAGATCCCGGCAATCTTCAGCGTGGTGGAGTCCGGCTGGTTAAGCTCGGTATGCCTGAACACCAGCGTGGCCTGCGAGTTGTCTTTGTACACCTCGGAATTATCGGCCGTGATTCTGCCCGGATAAACTAATTTCTCGGTTTGACTCCCGGTTGTTGCGGTCAGAACAGGATTCAGCAGGCTGAAAATCTGTTTGGTGTTTGCCTTGTCATACTCCAGATCGACATAAGTATTGAACGGAGTATACTGTACTTGGCGCACTTTGATCTTTTGCCCGTCCACGGTAAGCGTGCGATTCACAGGCAGTGTGTGCTCCTGGTCTTTGAACCTGCCCGGATCAAGCTGAAACGATACCTCCAGGCCGGTCCGATACTTGCTGCTGCTGGAAGCGAGTGCTTGGTCGGATGTTCCAGTGAGAATTAAAGTGAACTTCACCTCCTTGGAATCAGGGATGAAAGCCGGATAATTAGTGGAATAAATAAAATCTTTGCTCCCGCCGGGCTGAATCCGGGAGTCGCCATCGTACGCCATTTCCAAGGCCGCACCTCGATGTGGATATGGAACCTCGAAATCACCGAATTGA is part of the Paenibacillus sp. FSL M7-0420 genome and harbors:
- a CDS encoding DUF4179 domain-containing protein, with translation MLEKEERVLKQDAREVHLHAEEIQELKIYNAMRSGMTQGKKRSKRRFYSYGAGAVLAAAAAIFVLVSSIGLPSGGIDDSGLSGSVQAASTKSWNDFADYRKQPLTNRVVGDILERNLFQPVRQSATNKGYRIDVEGAATDGRKVYILFNVHNGTDQEVVTADTKIQFGDFEVPYPHRGAALEMAYDGDSRIQPGGSKDFIYSTNYPAFIPDSKEVKFTLILTGTSDQALASSSSKYRTGLEVSFQLDPGRFKDQEHTLPVNRTLTVDGQKIKVRQVQYTPFNTYVDLEYDKANTKQIFSLLNPVLTATTGSQTEKLVYPGRITADNSEVYKDNSQATLVFRHTELNQPDSTTLKIAGISAMEPDRMKFVVDLNKQQVIEAPVNDWEMVTSKEEHHATAAEILLRRKVTHLSYFTDSQGAVQAENIGAQLADKFTDANGQVHNRTNRETPLIDFGGTMISRDGTGTSEISLSFDSQAADYPQPLTLSVERIWNPIVETHSIELFAKK